One genomic segment of Bradyrhizobium prioriisuperbiae includes these proteins:
- a CDS encoding nuclear transport factor 2 family protein produces MNDLAVNDDDAENVDIRAAIERHWKAIDAGQLDAAHKIYRDNATLDFPQSGERITGRDNIRESRAAEPHHASIQIRSIVGQGDLWVSECTTTFDGDPELVVSMMEFRDGKVIHETLYFAEPFAAPKWRAKWVGDKA; encoded by the coding sequence ATGAATGATTTAGCCGTTAATGACGACGATGCCGAGAATGTGGATATCCGCGCCGCGATCGAGCGGCACTGGAAGGCGATCGATGCCGGCCAGCTCGACGCGGCTCACAAGATCTATCGCGACAACGCCACCTTGGACTTTCCGCAGTCGGGTGAGCGCATCACGGGGCGAGACAATATCCGCGAGAGCCGTGCTGCCGAGCCGCATCATGCCTCGATCCAGATCCGCAGCATTGTCGGGCAGGGCGATCTGTGGGTCAGCGAGTGCACCACCACCTTCGACGGCGATCCGGAACTGGTCGTCAGCATGATGGAGTTCCGGGACGGCAAGGTGATCCACGAAACCCTGTATTTCGCCGAGCCGTTTGCCGCGCCGAAATGGCGGGCGAAATGGGTCGGCGACAAGGCCTGA
- the bfr gene encoding bacterioferritin, with translation MKGDPKVIDFLNKALRHELTAVNQYWLHYRLLENWGLKDLAKKWRAESIEEMQHADKLIDRIIFLDGFPNMQVLDPLHIGQDVKEVLDCDLKAEYSARALYEKAATHCHAAKDYVTRDIFEKLMKDEESHIDFLETQIELVKRIGVELYSQHHIGELDHD, from the coding sequence ATGAAGGGCGATCCCAAAGTCATCGATTTTCTCAACAAGGCGCTCCGCCATGAGCTGACGGCCGTGAACCAGTACTGGCTGCACTACCGCCTGCTGGAAAACTGGGGCCTCAAGGACCTCGCCAAGAAGTGGCGGGCGGAATCGATCGAGGAAATGCAGCACGCCGACAAGCTGATCGACCGGATCATCTTCCTGGACGGTTTCCCCAACATGCAGGTGCTCGATCCCTTGCACATCGGCCAGGACGTCAAGGAAGTGCTGGATTGCGACCTGAAGGCCGAATACTCGGCCCGCGCGCTCTATGAAAAGGCGGCGACGCACTGCCATGCCGCCAAGGACTACGTCACCCGCGACATCTTCGAGAAACTGATGAAGGACGAGGAAAGCCACATCGACTTCCTCGAGACCCAGATCGAGCTGGTCAAACGGATCGGCGTCGAGCTGTACTCGCAGCATCACATCGGCGAACTCGACCACGACTGA
- a CDS encoding ABC transporter substrate-binding protein, with translation MMHHGLKTAMVAGLLFVSAASVAMAQKRYDTGANDTEIKIGNIMPYSGPASSYATIGKTEAAYFRMINEQGGINGRKINFISYDDGYSPPKTVEQARKLVESDEVLFIMNPLGTPGNTAIQKYMNQKKVPQLFVSTGAAKWADPQNFPWTMGWQPSYQGEARVYAKYILKEFPGKKIGILFQNDDFGKDYLVGLKEGLGDKAGSLIISEVPYEVTSPTVDSQIVQIKSANPDVFINIATPKFAAQAIKKVGELGWKPVHLVTNVSASVASVMKPAGYENGQGVLSAAYMKDPKDPTWNNDAAMNTWRAFMDKYYPEGDKDDGATVFGYGVAQGIVQVLKQCGDNLTRENIMKQAANLDFEIGIYLPGTKIKTSPTDFSPLEQLQMMRFKGESWELFGPLMSGEKSS, from the coding sequence ATGATGCATCATGGTTTGAAAACCGCGATGGTGGCGGGACTGCTTTTTGTTTCCGCGGCCAGCGTCGCGATGGCGCAGAAGCGATACGACACCGGCGCCAACGACACCGAGATCAAGATCGGCAATATCATGCCGTACAGCGGACCGGCGTCATCGTACGCGACCATCGGCAAGACGGAAGCCGCTTATTTCCGGATGATCAACGAGCAGGGCGGCATCAACGGCCGCAAGATCAATTTCATTTCCTATGATGACGGCTACAGCCCACCCAAAACGGTGGAGCAGGCGCGCAAACTGGTGGAGAGCGATGAAGTGCTCTTCATCATGAATCCGCTGGGCACGCCGGGCAACACCGCGATCCAGAAATACATGAACCAGAAGAAAGTGCCGCAGCTGTTCGTCTCGACCGGAGCCGCGAAGTGGGCCGACCCGCAGAACTTCCCGTGGACCATGGGCTGGCAGCCGAGCTATCAGGGCGAGGCGCGGGTCTACGCCAAATACATTCTGAAGGAGTTTCCCGGCAAGAAGATCGGCATCCTGTTTCAGAACGACGATTTCGGAAAAGACTATCTGGTCGGACTGAAGGAAGGGCTGGGCGACAAGGCCGGCAGCCTCATCATCAGCGAGGTGCCCTACGAGGTGACGTCGCCGACGGTGGATTCGCAGATCGTGCAGATCAAGTCGGCCAATCCGGATGTCTTCATCAACATCGCCACGCCGAAATTCGCGGCGCAGGCCATCAAGAAGGTGGGCGAGCTCGGCTGGAAGCCGGTGCACCTGGTCACCAACGTGTCGGCATCGGTGGCGAGCGTCATGAAGCCGGCCGGCTATGAGAACGGCCAGGGCGTGCTGAGCGCAGCCTATATGAAGGATCCGAAGGATCCGACCTGGAACAACGATGCCGCCATGAACACCTGGCGCGCGTTCATGGACAAATATTATCCCGAAGGCGACAAGGACGACGGTGCCACCGTGTTCGGTTATGGCGTGGCGCAAGGCATCGTGCAGGTGCTCAAGCAGTGCGGCGACAATCTCACCCGCGAGAACATCATGAAGCAGGCCGCCAATCTCGATTTCGAGATCGGCATCTATCTGCCGGGCACCAAGATCAAGACCAGCCCGACCGATTTCAGCCCGCTGGAGCAACTGCAGATGATGCGGTTCAAGGGCGAAAGCTGGGAGTTGTTCGGCCCGCTGATGAGCGGCGAAAAGAGTTCGTGA
- a CDS encoding GNAT family protein, translating into MPWLDPVVLEGAHARLEPLSHAHHDGLVEAVNDGELWKLWYTAIPKPEAMTKEIDRRLDLQAKGTMLPFTVKQPDGTIAGVTSYMNVDAINKRVEIGSTWYRSNVQRSHLNTQCKLLLLGHAFETLDCIAVEFRTHFFNHQSRRAIERLGAKLDGILRSHLIVNGTLRDTVVYSITAAEWPTVKGHLTYQLERKR; encoded by the coding sequence ATGCCCTGGTTGGATCCTGTCGTGCTCGAAGGCGCCCATGCGCGCCTCGAGCCGCTGTCGCACGCCCATCATGACGGCCTTGTCGAAGCCGTCAACGACGGCGAACTCTGGAAACTCTGGTACACCGCCATTCCAAAACCGGAGGCAATGACCAAGGAGATCGACCGACGGCTGGACCTGCAGGCCAAGGGCACCATGCTGCCGTTCACGGTGAAGCAGCCCGACGGCACCATTGCCGGCGTGACCAGCTACATGAACGTCGATGCCATCAACAAGCGGGTGGAGATCGGCTCGACCTGGTATCGCAGTAACGTGCAGCGCAGCCATCTCAATACCCAATGCAAGCTGCTGCTGCTGGGACATGCGTTCGAGACCCTGGACTGCATCGCGGTGGAATTCCGCACCCACTTCTTCAACCACCAAAGCCGCCGCGCCATCGAACGCCTCGGCGCCAAACTCGACGGCATCCTGCGCAGCCACCTGATCGTCAACGGCACGCTGCGCGACACCGTGGTCTACAGCATCACCGCGGCCGAGTGGCCGACGGTGAAGGGGCATTTGACGTATCAGTTGGAGAGGAAGCGGTAG
- a CDS encoding SMP-30/gluconolactonase/LRE family protein has translation MSNPRVIATGLEFPEGPVVMPDGSVILVEIRAQRLTRVFPDGRKEVIAQIPGGPNGAALGPDGKIYVCNNGGFSWAPSRGIIMPGAPSASEYIGGSIQRVDIQSGKIETLFDKVGDHPLKGPNDLVFDRQGGLWFTDLGKRRARDMDVGAFYYMKPGASGVVEGHFGMLPANGIGLSPDEKTVYVAETPTARLWAFKVGEPGEIVPTDVIYRGERGRPIAGLGGYQMFDSLAVEASGNVCVATLINGGISVIAPDGKLIEHVPTGDNVTTNIAFGGPELKTAYITLSGKGELVMMDWPRGGLPLNFLNR, from the coding sequence ATGTCCAATCCGCGCGTCATCGCCACGGGTCTCGAATTTCCGGAAGGTCCGGTGGTAATGCCGGACGGCTCGGTGATCCTGGTGGAAATCCGGGCGCAGCGGCTGACGCGGGTGTTCCCCGACGGCCGCAAGGAGGTGATCGCCCAGATTCCCGGCGGCCCGAACGGCGCGGCACTGGGGCCGGACGGCAAGATCTATGTCTGCAACAATGGCGGCTTCAGCTGGGCACCGTCCCGCGGCATCATCATGCCGGGCGCGCCGAGCGCCTCGGAATACATCGGCGGCTCGATCCAGCGTGTCGATATCCAGAGCGGCAAGATCGAAACCCTGTTCGACAAGGTCGGCGATCATCCGCTGAAGGGGCCGAACGACCTGGTGTTCGACAGGCAGGGCGGCCTCTGGTTCACGGACCTCGGCAAGCGCCGCGCCCGGGACATGGATGTCGGCGCGTTCTATTACATGAAGCCCGGCGCCTCCGGCGTGGTCGAGGGCCACTTCGGCATGCTGCCGGCCAACGGCATCGGCCTGTCCCCCGACGAGAAGACCGTCTACGTGGCCGAGACCCCCACCGCGCGTCTGTGGGCCTTCAAGGTCGGCGAGCCCGGCGAGATCGTCCCCACCGATGTGATCTATCGCGGCGAGCGGGGCCGGCCGATCGCCGGTCTGGGCGGCTACCAGATGTTCGATTCGCTGGCGGTGGAAGCCTCCGGCAATGTCTGCGTGGCGACACTGATCAATGGCGGCATTTCAGTGATCGCCCCCGACGGCAAGCTGATCGAGCACGTGCCGACCGGCGACAACGTCACCACCAACATCGCCTTTGGCGGGCCGGAGCTGAAAACCGCCTACATCACTTTGTCGGGCAAGGGCGAACTCGTTATGATGGATTGGCCGCGCGGCGGCCTGCCGCTCAACTTCCTCAATCGCTAA
- a CDS encoding (2Fe-2S)-binding protein translates to MIVCSCNVLTDDDVRSAMSGSGDLPRTARQVYGCLGCSAQCGRCARTIQKIMKDALGACAKECCSGCPHSGAHAPIEHMKAELDQMVIALQA, encoded by the coding sequence ATGATCGTTTGCTCCTGCAATGTCCTGACCGACGACGACGTACGCTCAGCCATGAGTGGGTCGGGCGACCTGCCGCGCACTGCCCGGCAGGTGTATGGCTGTCTCGGCTGCAGCGCCCAGTGTGGCCGCTGCGCGCGAACCATCCAGAAGATCATGAAGGATGCGCTGGGTGCCTGCGCCAAGGAATGTTGCTCGGGCTGCCCGCACAGCGGTGCTCATGCTCCCATCGAGCACATGAAAGCTGAGCTTGATCAGATGGTTATCGCGCTCCAGGCGTAA
- a CDS encoding IS5 family transposase (programmed frameshift), protein MRRYALRDDQWDRIEEFLPGRKGHVGVTAKDNRLFVEAVLYRYRAGIPWRDLPERFGDPIKVHTRFSRWAKSGVWKKLFEMLASDADNEYAMIDSTIVRAHQHSAGAQKKPGEDEALGRSKGGLSTKIHALVDALGNPLGFKLTPGQAHDLQGADALLPDMAANTLLADKAYDADQRVIEPLLARAKSVVIPPRGHRQIQRDFDKDAYKARHLIENFFCKLKQYRAIATRYDKTARNFLAAIHLAAAIIWLN, encoded by the exons ATGCGCCGCTACGCCCTTCGGGACGATCAATGGGACAGGATCGAGGAGTTTTTACCCGGCCGCAAAGGGCACGTTGGGGTCACCGCCAAGGACAATCGGCTGTTTGTCGAGGCGGTGCTGTACCGTTATCGCGCCGGGATTCCCTGGCGGGATTTGCCGGAGCGCTTTGGCGATCCGATCAAGGTTCACACGAGGTTTTCACGCTGGGCCAAGAGCGGTGTGTGGAAGAAGTTGTTTGAGATGCTGGCGAGCGATGCCGACAATGAGTACGCGATGATCGACAGCACAATCGTGCGGGCGCATCAGCACAGTGCCGGGGCGCAAAAAAAGC CGGGCGAAGACGAGGCGCTCGGGCGCAGCAAAGGCGGGTTAAGCACCAAGATTCATGCGCTCGTCGATGCGCTGGGCAATCCGCTAGGGTTCAAACTTACGCCCGGCCAGGCCCATGATTTGCAAGGCGCCGATGCTCTGCTGCCGGACATGGCGGCCAATACCTTGCTGGCAGACAAGGCCTACGATGCCGACCAGCGGGTGATCGAACCGTTACTCGCCCGGGCAAAATCGGTCGTGATCCCGCCAAGAGGCCACCGCCAAATCCAGCGCGACTTCGATAAAGACGCCTACAAGGCGCGCCATCTCATCGAGAACTTCTTCTGCAAACTCAAGCAGTATCGCGCCATCGCAACCCGCTACGATAAAACTGCGAGAAATTTCCTTGCCGCAATCCACCTCGCCGCTGCTATCATTTGGCTCAATTGA